In Acidaminococcus fermentans DSM 20731, one genomic interval encodes:
- the mtaB gene encoding tRNA (N(6)-L-threonylcarbamoyladenosine(37)-C(2))-methylthiotransferase MtaB produces the protein MKKIAFYTLGCKVNQSDTASMEKLFRDAGFQIVDFEEPADICLINTCVVTNMGQSKSRKIIHRAARRDPKPLIVVTGCYPQTSPDEVVHIDGVDLIIGNQDRSKVVELVRERLGESPDEAPINAVHDLPVGREFEELDAAVDASRNRAFLKIQEGCDQYCAYCIIPYARGHLRSRSLDNIREEVAKLTAEQYKEIVLIGIHLGCYGKEIPGGPHLSDAVKAALSAEPQVPRLRLGSLESVEVEDALLDLMAREPRLCAHLHLPLQAGCDSTLARMHRPYDTAKFAQLLEKIRSLVPNVAITTDVIVGFPGETEEDFQASLDFIRQCRFSKIHIFPYSQRKGTPAAVMPDQISNQEKQERVHRLEEVDREGNLAYRKEQIGQESTVLWERRNKNNGLWEGLTPGYVRVYADSPENMKGKISAVRLENLFEDGLKGGII, from the coding sequence ATGAAGAAAATCGCTTTTTATACACTGGGATGCAAGGTGAACCAGTCGGATACCGCATCCATGGAAAAACTCTTCCGGGATGCCGGGTTCCAGATCGTGGATTTTGAAGAGCCGGCGGACATCTGTCTCATCAACACCTGCGTGGTCACCAACATGGGCCAGAGCAAAAGCCGGAAAATCATCCACCGGGCGGCCCGGCGGGATCCCAAGCCTCTGATCGTGGTCACCGGCTGCTATCCCCAGACTTCTCCGGACGAAGTGGTCCACATCGACGGGGTGGACCTGATCATCGGCAACCAGGACCGGAGCAAAGTGGTGGAACTGGTCCGGGAACGGCTGGGAGAAAGCCCGGACGAAGCCCCCATCAATGCGGTCCACGACCTGCCGGTGGGACGGGAATTCGAAGAACTGGATGCGGCGGTGGATGCCAGCCGGAACCGGGCCTTCCTGAAGATCCAGGAAGGGTGCGACCAGTACTGCGCCTACTGCATCATCCCCTATGCCCGGGGCCATCTCCGTTCCCGGTCCCTGGACAACATCCGGGAAGAAGTGGCCAAACTGACGGCGGAACAGTACAAGGAAATCGTCCTCATCGGTATCCATCTGGGCTGCTACGGCAAGGAAATCCCCGGCGGTCCCCATCTTTCTGATGCGGTGAAGGCGGCCCTTTCCGCCGAGCCCCAGGTGCCCCGGCTGCGGCTGGGCAGCCTGGAAAGCGTGGAAGTGGAAGATGCCCTGCTGGACCTGATGGCCCGGGAGCCCCGGCTGTGCGCCCATCTCCATCTGCCCCTCCAGGCCGGCTGCGACAGCACCCTGGCCCGGATGCACCGTCCCTATGATACGGCCAAATTCGCCCAGCTGCTGGAAAAGATCCGGAGCCTGGTGCCCAATGTGGCCATTACCACGGACGTGATCGTGGGCTTCCCCGGCGAGACGGAAGAAGATTTCCAGGCTTCCCTGGACTTCATCCGCCAGTGCCGGTTCAGCAAGATCCACATCTTCCCTTATTCCCAGCGGAAGGGGACCCCGGCAGCGGTGATGCCGGACCAGATCTCCAACCAGGAAAAACAGGAACGGGTCCACCGGCTGGAAGAGGTGGACCGGGAAGGGAATCTGGCCTACCGGAAGGAACAGATCGGTCAGGAAAGCACCGTGCTCTGGGAACGCCGGAACAAAAACAACGGCCTGTGGGAAGGACTGACTCCCGGTTATGTGCGGGTGTACGCGGACAGCCCGGAAAACATGAAGGGAAAAATTTCTGCCGTTCGGCTGGAAAATCTCTTTGAGGACGGGCTGAAGGGTGGTATAATATAA
- the prmA gene encoding 50S ribosomal protein L11 methyltransferase, with protein MESWLQVSIKVTHEAVEAVADLLREVGARNGVEIEDPLLLNQLRESATWELCDIPHQENTEVVTVSAYYPENDQLQEKLDAIEQGLQTIEERIGKFRFGPTLFRQISEKDWANTWKQYFHTTKVGKKIVIKPSWETYEPQGEEKVIALDPGMAFGTGTHATTSMCIQRLEELVTPDCEVFDVGTGSGILAMAAALLGAKTIHAVDIDEKAVEVARENIAQNGLSDRVTVNQGNLLDGTPGQADLIIANIIADIIILVLPEVAVKLRQNGRFLASGIIEERLPDVEKAAKENGFTFLDVKRKAGWCAVTMGKED; from the coding sequence ATGGAATCTTGGCTGCAAGTGAGTATAAAAGTCACCCATGAGGCTGTGGAAGCCGTGGCGGATCTGCTTCGGGAAGTGGGGGCCCGGAACGGGGTGGAAATCGAAGACCCTCTGCTGCTGAACCAGCTGCGGGAAAGCGCCACCTGGGAACTCTGCGACATTCCCCATCAGGAAAATACGGAGGTGGTCACCGTTTCCGCCTACTATCCGGAAAATGACCAGCTCCAGGAAAAACTGGATGCCATCGAACAGGGCCTCCAGACCATTGAAGAACGGATCGGGAAATTCCGCTTCGGGCCCACCCTGTTCCGGCAGATCAGTGAAAAGGACTGGGCCAACACCTGGAAACAGTACTTCCACACCACCAAAGTGGGAAAGAAAATCGTGATCAAACCTTCCTGGGAAACCTACGAACCCCAGGGGGAAGAAAAGGTCATCGCCCTGGATCCGGGCATGGCCTTTGGCACCGGCACCCATGCCACCACCAGCATGTGCATCCAGCGGCTGGAAGAACTGGTGACGCCGGATTGTGAAGTGTTCGATGTGGGCACCGGCAGCGGCATCCTGGCCATGGCAGCAGCTCTGTTGGGAGCCAAAACCATCCACGCGGTGGACATCGATGAAAAGGCCGTGGAAGTGGCCAGGGAGAACATTGCCCAGAACGGCCTCAGCGACCGGGTCACCGTGAACCAGGGGAACCTTTTGGATGGCACCCCGGGCCAGGCAGACCTGATCATTGCCAACATCATTGCGGACATCATCATCCTGGTGCTGCCGGAAGTGGCGGTGAAGCTGCGGCAGAACGGCCGGTTCCTGGCCAGCGGCATCATCGAGGAACGGCTGCCGGATGTGGAAAAAGCGGCGAAGGAAAACGGCTTCACCTTCCTGGATGTGAAACGGAAGGCGGGCTGGTGCGCCGTGACCATGGGAAAGGAAGACTGA
- the rpsU gene encoding 30S ribosomal protein S21 — protein MTEIRVGKTESLDSALRRFKRATQKAGVLSEVRKREHYEKPSVRRKKKSEAARKRKSR, from the coding sequence ATGACTGAGATCAGAGTTGGCAAAACCGAATCTTTGGACAGCGCTCTGCGTCGTTTCAAACGGGCTACGCAGAAGGCTGGCGTTCTGTCCGAAGTGAGAAAACGCGAACATTATGAAAAACCCAGCGTAAGACGGAAAAAGAAGTCTGAAGCTGCTAGAAAACGCAAATCCAGATAA
- a CDS encoding GatB/YqeY domain-containing protein, with translation MSLREILQTDMKQAMKDRENGKLRLAVLRMVWAAIRNKEIDEKTELKDDAVLAVIMKEVKQREDTIKEVKDANRPDVVEKNQQEIEVLKKYLPQQLSDEELKAIVAEAIEKTGAKSMKDMGKVMGTVMARTKGQASGQRVNAMVKSLLG, from the coding sequence ATGTCTTTACGAGAGATTCTGCAAACCGATATGAAACAGGCCATGAAAGACCGGGAAAACGGCAAGCTTCGGCTGGCCGTTTTGCGTATGGTATGGGCTGCCATTCGGAACAAAGAAATTGACGAAAAGACAGAACTGAAGGATGACGCCGTTCTGGCTGTCATCATGAAGGAAGTCAAACAGAGAGAAGATACCATCAAAGAGGTCAAGGATGCCAACCGTCCTGATGTGGTGGAGAAAAATCAGCAGGAAATCGAAGTGCTGAAGAAGTATCTGCCTCAGCAGCTCAGTGACGAAGAGCTGAAGGCCATTGTAGCGGAAGCCATTGAAAAGACCGGCGCCAAATCCATGAAGGATATGGGCAAGGTCATGGGCACCGTAATGGCACGGACCAAAGGCCAGGCCAGCGGTCAGCGGGTCAACGCCATGGTGAAATCCCTGTTGGGCTGA
- a CDS encoding histidine triad nucleotide-binding protein: protein MTDCVFCKIVSGEIPSKRVYEDDQVIVINDLNPGAPVHVLVIPKEHTENILTASPEILVHVKKVLPEIVKKLGIAEKGFRVVVNTGVEGGQTVPHLHFHILGGKELGWPPC, encoded by the coding sequence GTGACTGACTGCGTATTCTGCAAAATCGTTTCCGGGGAGATTCCCAGCAAACGGGTTTACGAAGATGACCAGGTGATCGTGATCAACGATCTGAATCCCGGGGCGCCGGTCCATGTGCTGGTGATTCCCAAGGAACATACGGAGAACATCCTCACCGCATCCCCTGAGATCCTGGTCCATGTGAAAAAGGTTCTGCCCGAAATCGTCAAGAAACTGGGCATTGCCGAAAAAGGATTCCGCGTTGTGGTGAACACCGGCGTGGAAGGGGGACAGACCGTGCCCCATCTGCATTTCCACATTTTAGGCGGAAAAGAATTGGGCTGGCCGCCCTGCTGA
- a CDS encoding 16S rRNA (uracil(1498)-N(3))-methyltransferase has product MYRFFVPRDFGETMSIDGQDAHHITHVLRMKLGEQLQIVSLDQVAAVMKITGFGENRVDLALVETLEKSHEPSVKVTLIQGLPKQDKLEWVIQKAIELGVTEIRPAIMDHSVVKVDPAKAAKKQERWQKIAEAAAKQSKRDIIPQVALPAKFRDIVTQCPAELKIVAYEVEDTRGIREVLAAHKDARTIAFLIGPEGGISKDEFALTQELGWHSVSLGPRIMRTETAALATLTAIMYETGNLGG; this is encoded by the coding sequence GTGTACCGGTTCTTTGTACCCCGGGATTTCGGGGAAACCATGTCCATCGACGGGCAGGACGCCCATCACATCACCCATGTGCTCCGGATGAAGCTGGGGGAACAGCTCCAGATCGTCAGCCTGGACCAGGTGGCGGCAGTGATGAAAATCACCGGCTTCGGAGAAAACCGGGTAGACCTGGCCCTGGTGGAGACCCTGGAAAAAAGCCATGAACCTTCGGTGAAGGTGACCCTGATCCAGGGGCTGCCCAAACAGGACAAACTGGAATGGGTGATCCAGAAAGCCATCGAGCTGGGGGTCACGGAGATCCGCCCGGCCATCATGGACCATTCCGTGGTGAAGGTGGATCCGGCCAAGGCGGCCAAAAAACAGGAACGGTGGCAGAAAATCGCCGAAGCGGCGGCCAAGCAGAGCAAGCGGGACATCATTCCCCAGGTGGCCCTGCCGGCGAAATTCCGGGACATTGTGACCCAGTGCCCGGCGGAACTGAAGATCGTGGCCTATGAAGTGGAAGATACCCGGGGCATCCGGGAGGTGCTGGCAGCCCACAAGGACGCCCGAACCATCGCCTTCCTGATCGGCCCCGAAGGGGGCATTTCCAAGGACGAGTTCGCCCTGACCCAGGAACTGGGCTGGCATTCGGTGAGCCTGGGGCCCCGGATCATGCGGACGGAAACGGCGGCTCTGGCCACCCTGACGGCCATTATGTACGAAACAGGGAATTTGGGAGGATAA